One window of Chamaesiphon minutus PCC 6605 genomic DNA carries:
- a CDS encoding fatty acid desaturase family protein has product MISQTEYLKVLRPLLPEIAFKKNSNKLFILAINFLILGLGWAIARYLDRWSIGYLWLYLPLSIIMGNSIVICLFAAHDSMHGSTIKQPVLRYIISFLALALLWMPPTLWKSVHNHKHHTETNAIGDPDRMYLVGQNDTWGKWIQDLFVPSSGVNWAFLILGMATSWVVHTFRHISSILLFNRDDVDYVPAPVVVSTQKRRKIAIELVAIALVHLSILAVLKFDIVAIILAYILPLALGYAGVMFYIYTNHFLCPMTDVNDPLVNSVSLKMPKIFDLLHFNFSYHTEHHLFPSINSDYYPLVQQLLQTYYPESYNLIPVSEAWRLLMVTPRHYRDEVTLTDKFDRESVICPCAVGVKN; this is encoded by the coding sequence ATGATCTCTCAGACTGAATATCTCAAGGTATTGCGCCCGCTCCTCCCCGAAATAGCTTTCAAAAAAAATTCCAATAAACTATTTATTCTCGCCATCAATTTCCTAATATTAGGACTCGGTTGGGCGATCGCAAGATATTTAGATCGATGGTCGATCGGCTACTTATGGTTGTATTTACCATTAAGTATCATTATGGGTAATAGTATTGTAATCTGCTTGTTTGCCGCCCATGACTCGATGCATGGTAGTACTATCAAACAACCTGTCTTAAGATACATCATCAGTTTCTTGGCATTGGCTCTACTGTGGATGCCACCAACCCTGTGGAAATCCGTCCACAATCACAAACATCATACCGAAACTAATGCCATTGGCGATCCCGATCGCATGTATCTAGTCGGGCAAAATGATACGTGGGGAAAATGGATTCAAGATCTATTCGTGCCCTCTTCCGGCGTAAATTGGGCTTTCTTAATTTTAGGGATGGCAACATCATGGGTAGTGCATACTTTTCGCCACATTAGTTCGATTTTGCTATTCAATCGCGATGATGTCGATTATGTCCCCGCTCCCGTCGTAGTCAGTACGCAAAAACGCCGTAAGATCGCAATCGAATTAGTAGCAATTGCCCTGGTACATTTAAGTATTTTAGCCGTACTCAAGTTCGATATTGTTGCAATTATCTTAGCATACATATTGCCTTTGGCTCTTGGCTATGCAGGTGTAATGTTTTACATTTATACTAATCATTTCTTGTGCCCAATGACTGATGTTAACGATCCATTAGTTAATAGTGTATCGTTAAAAATGCCCAAGATTTTTGATTTATTGCACTTTAATTTCTCATATCACACAGAACATCATTTATTTCCAAGCATCAATTCTGATTACTATCCGTTGGTTCAACAATTATTGCAAACTTACTATCCAGAATCTTATAATCTCATTCCAGTTAGCGAAGCATGGCGATTATTGATGGTAACACCCAGACATTATCGGGATGAAGTCACATTAACAGATAAATTCGATCGCGAGTCGGTAATTTGTCCTTGTGCGGTTGGTGTTAAAAATTGA
- a CDS encoding type II CAAX prenyl endopeptidase Rce1 family protein, with protein MKKARFWQLIGACAIGICWGWWCHNAILANILPPHLPAPVTIATTLNLPESIGDSSPNLNYRPNGEWIGRLILPSQEDIKTSAPGDWVWVEIKNAPETARQTIGKTLRLTWQPQSKIAADARQVTTDIKFTAGTIASQQQGNIHPQRLNGRFVVGALQSLAGARAEDDVLVRLDGANLNAESGSTAQILTMDREPIQIASTLTGLVQILGTDNSRQPACSGNSGCQNEYFRVRHYNLKSHSFNGQMETIRIPQMPAQPSGLLPSTIRDLERSPAGSQGWYIYGDRDRQNLFTVAAIQPRALFTLTPHQETTDTNAKLDYLNSQHWQNISQSKGKLSQVKFRGLSSEHPTEQLGDRALLIHLFGGIGGKTGDTPGVWQTVTGHFAYGIAHVTRSTFTGELEWNVEYNQVYAHNPNGIIAGKQDWATYMGHLQRGWLGTRPVSDLLISYPPVTADYDFGGIKLSPLTELQRQLNIFAARYRAGDGTGNASVTPATSCVQDANQALYITIRQLNRQVSTQPQIQSWLAAHPQHLQTLRFRELQSLGAELETTLAPLGIVRQDWQQNAAKLAGIDSARGFSSSTNPLAGLVSWRTMLPRGAQDGIAKIFNSRSATMWFLNTYQVGGVNLDIIPIAPTILFGQIPILATLVVRIWAGLITIPSSSEWLLGLCLLISYAAIALSIGFKSGFLSFHAFAPKLGSRLWQQMRSWMSLFFMPALVEEMLFRLLLIPHPIETASVPNIWIWSLISLILFLFYHPFNALTFYKLGNPTFMNWRFLTLAGLLGLVCTIAYLTTGSIWIPIIIHWLIVSSWLDFFGGNRHLESKL; from the coding sequence GTGAAGAAGGCGAGATTTTGGCAGCTAATCGGAGCTTGTGCCATTGGCATTTGTTGGGGATGGTGGTGTCACAACGCCATTTTGGCAAATATCTTACCGCCTCATTTACCCGCACCCGTAACAATTGCCACAACTCTAAATCTGCCAGAATCGATCGGCGATAGTAGTCCCAACCTTAATTATCGCCCCAACGGTGAGTGGATCGGGCGATTGATACTTCCCAGTCAAGAAGACATTAAAACATCCGCTCCAGGCGACTGGGTATGGGTGGAAATTAAAAATGCACCTGAGACAGCACGCCAGACGATTGGTAAAACCCTGCGCCTGACATGGCAACCACAGTCAAAGATTGCAGCCGACGCGCGGCAAGTTACTACCGATATTAAGTTTACCGCTGGTACGATTGCCAGCCAGCAGCAGGGGAATATACATCCCCAGCGACTCAACGGCAGATTTGTTGTTGGCGCGCTGCAATCTTTGGCGGGTGCTAGAGCAGAAGATGATGTCTTAGTCAGGCTCGATGGGGCGAATCTGAATGCCGAAAGTGGCTCTACAGCACAGATATTGACGATGGATCGCGAACCGATCCAGATTGCAAGTACCCTCACTGGATTGGTGCAAATTCTCGGCACCGATAACAGTCGTCAGCCCGCTTGCAGTGGCAATTCCGGGTGCCAAAATGAGTATTTTAGAGTCCGACATTACAATCTAAAATCCCATAGCTTCAATGGGCAAATGGAGACGATTCGGATTCCCCAGATGCCAGCACAGCCATCGGGTTTATTGCCCAGTACGATTCGCGATTTGGAGCGATCGCCCGCAGGCAGTCAGGGGTGGTATATTTATGGCGATCGCGATCGTCAGAATTTATTTACCGTTGCCGCCATTCAACCCCGAGCTTTATTTACGCTTACACCCCATCAGGAAACTACCGACACCAATGCCAAATTAGACTATCTCAATTCTCAACATTGGCAAAATATCTCTCAATCTAAAGGGAAACTCTCTCAGGTCAAATTTCGCGGTTTATCCTCCGAACATCCTACCGAACAATTAGGCGATCGCGCATTATTAATCCATTTATTCGGCGGGATTGGCGGCAAAACTGGTGACACTCCTGGGGTGTGGCAAACTGTCACGGGACATTTTGCTTATGGGATAGCACATGTGACTCGATCGACATTTACAGGCGAATTGGAGTGGAACGTCGAATACAATCAGGTCTATGCTCACAATCCCAATGGTATTATCGCTGGCAAACAGGATTGGGCGACTTATATGGGGCATCTCCAGCGCGGCTGGCTAGGAACTCGCCCAGTTTCGGATCTCCTAATTAGCTATCCCCCTGTCACCGCAGATTATGATTTTGGCGGGATTAAGCTCTCACCCTTGACAGAATTGCAACGACAATTAAATATTTTTGCAGCACGCTATCGTGCAGGCGATGGTACCGGAAACGCTAGCGTTACCCCTGCTACATCCTGTGTGCAAGATGCCAATCAAGCTCTCTACATCACCATTCGCCAATTAAATCGCCAAGTCAGCACACAACCGCAGATCCAATCCTGGCTCGCCGCTCATCCCCAGCACCTGCAAACTCTGAGATTCAGGGAGTTGCAATCTTTAGGTGCGGAGCTAGAAACTACCCTCGCACCTTTGGGAATAGTGCGTCAAGATTGGCAACAAAACGCCGCCAAATTAGCAGGAATCGATTCAGCTAGAGGGTTTAGTAGTAGTACCAATCCGCTGGCTGGCTTAGTCAGTTGGCGCACGATGTTACCGCGTGGCGCGCAGGATGGCATCGCTAAGATTTTTAATAGTCGCAGTGCGACGATGTGGTTTTTAAATACCTATCAGGTGGGTGGTGTCAATCTCGATATTATTCCTATTGCCCCAACAATTCTCTTCGGGCAAATCCCAATTTTAGCTACATTAGTTGTCAGAATATGGGCGGGACTAATCACGATACCAAGTAGCTCGGAATGGTTGTTGGGGTTGTGTTTATTAATTAGTTATGCAGCTATTGCTTTATCGATCGGATTTAAATCCGGTTTTTTAAGTTTCCATGCTTTCGCACCTAAATTAGGTAGCAGACTTTGGCAGCAGATGCGATCGTGGATGTCCTTGTTCTTTATGCCTGCATTGGTAGAAGAGATGCTGTTTAGGTTGTTATTAATTCCTCACCCGATCGAGACAGCTTCAGTTCCAAATATTTGGATCTGGTCTTTAATATCGCTAATTTTATTTCTCTTCTATCATCCCTTCAACGCGCTAACTTTTTATAAGTTAGGTAATCCAACATTTATGAACTGGAGATTTCTTACATTAGCTGGATTGCTAGGGCTAGTTTGCACGATTGCATATCTAACTACTGGCTCGATTTGGATTCCAATAATTATCCATTGGTTGATAGTAAGCTCTTGGTTAGATTTCTTTGGTGGTAATCGACATTTGGAGTCTAAATTGTAA
- a CDS encoding tetratricopeptide repeat protein — MNQNLVDKLLLDLKNSEPNIRERATRQLWSIWFWQKGKIPLEQIEESERLLAEGNVAAATSILDDLVDALPDFAEAWNRRAVLKFMTQNYDRAIVDCERVLELNPVHFGALHGLGLCHAALGNYSAAIRAFRNALEIQPHAIENQRLILECTARLS, encoded by the coding sequence ATGAATCAAAATTTAGTTGATAAATTATTATTGGATTTAAAAAATAGCGAGCCAAATATTCGAGAACGCGCTACGCGTCAACTTTGGAGCATCTGGTTCTGGCAAAAAGGTAAAATTCCCCTCGAACAGATCGAAGAAAGCGAAAGATTGCTAGCTGAAGGTAATGTCGCTGCTGCTACTTCAATTTTAGACGATTTGGTAGATGCGCTGCCAGATTTTGCCGAAGCCTGGAATCGGCGCGCCGTACTCAAGTTTATGACTCAAAATTACGATCGCGCGATCGTCGATTGCGAGCGGGTACTCGAACTCAATCCCGTCCATTTTGGTGCCCTCCACGGTTTGGGCTTGTGTCATGCGGCTTTGGGTAACTATTCAGCCGCCATTAGGGCATTTCGGAATGCACTGGAGATTCAACCCCACGCGATCGAAAATCAACGCCTGATTCTCGAATGTACTGCTAGACTCAGTTAA
- a CDS encoding M48 family metallopeptidase translates to MATYPGISSEAFKHPLDLQAEQALRSVPGFNLVASKFVEFLYERPQLVYLMGNSIRVGPRQYATIYGMFRECVRDLDIYPEPALFISQNPQVNSYAMGQENPYIVINTGLLDLLDEDEIKTVIAHELGHIKCGHTILIQMAMWVMNAASIIGEMTFGLGNIVSNGLIVAFYEWRRKAELSSDRAALLVMENPRTVMTTMMKIAGGSSKFVDECSLEEFIKQSENYRNLDEDGLNQVYKALMYVGVNGMLSHPFPVERIHYLQEWTNSSEYQDIRRGNYQRVSVETASTTPTTTEAERLQKEIDRLQQEIERQRDRDR, encoded by the coding sequence ATGGCTACTTATCCAGGTATTTCGAGCGAAGCTTTCAAACATCCACTCGATCTGCAAGCCGAGCAAGCTCTGCGGAGCGTTCCCGGTTTTAATTTAGTGGCAAGCAAATTTGTTGAATTTCTGTACGAGCGGCCTCAACTAGTATACCTAATGGGTAATAGTATTAGAGTCGGCCCTCGGCAATATGCGACGATTTATGGCATGTTTCGGGAGTGCGTTCGCGATTTAGATATTTATCCAGAGCCAGCCTTATTTATCAGTCAAAATCCCCAAGTTAACAGCTATGCGATGGGACAAGAAAATCCATACATCGTCATCAATACTGGTTTGTTAGACTTGCTAGACGAGGATGAAATCAAAACTGTCATCGCTCACGAACTAGGGCATATTAAATGTGGGCATACCATCTTAATTCAAATGGCAATGTGGGTGATGAATGCAGCTTCCATCATCGGTGAGATGACATTTGGGCTGGGAAATATCGTCAGTAATGGGCTAATTGTTGCTTTTTATGAATGGCGGCGCAAAGCCGAATTATCATCCGATCGAGCGGCACTATTAGTGATGGAAAATCCGCGCACGGTCATGACGACGATGATGAAAATTGCGGGTGGTAGTAGTAAATTTGTCGATGAATGTAGTCTCGAAGAATTTATCAAACAATCTGAAAATTATCGCAATCTGGATGAAGATGGACTCAATCAAGTCTACAAAGCATTGATGTACGTTGGTGTCAATGGAATGCTCAGTCATCCCTTTCCCGTCGAACGCATTCATTATCTGCAAGAGTGGACGAATTCGAGCGAGTATCAAGATATTCGGCGTGGAAATTATCAACGAGTGAGTGTCGAAACTGCCAGCACCACCCCTACCACAACTGAAGCCGAACGCCTACAAAAAGAGATAGATAGACTACAACAAGAAATCGAAAGACAGAGAGATCGCGATCGGTAG